The Paenibacillus sp. FSL H7-0357 nucleotide sequence GCTCGGAGCGGTCCATCCAGCTTCTTCGTAAACAGGATGATAAATTCTGTAACGGTGATCGTCTCTGCAAAAATGACCGGAATCGCCATGAAAAGAATTAAGTTCCAAGGCTGGTTGTCCGCAAGCAGGGACATGTAATGCGTCATATTCATGTTAAGTCCTCCAGGAAATAAAATCACTTCACCTGTAATGTTAAAAGATAAGTATGTGGAAAGTATGGAGAAACGCAGGTATGATTGAAAAAGCTGCAGCTGATGAGGGGAAAGAGACTGCGGCAATTGAATTTGGAGGGAGCAAGGCATACGTCATGGGAGAACTGAAGAGTATTTTATTTGATTTGGACGGTACCTTAACCGACCCCAAAGAGGGGATTACCAAAAGCGTGGAGTACGCGCTCAACAAGTTCGAAATAGAGGTAGAGCATCTCGATTTGCTTATTCCTTACATAGGGCCGCCGTTATATGAATCTTTTATCCAGATCCAGGGTTTTACCGCGGATAATGCCTTGAAGGCTGTTGAATTTTACCGGGAGCGTTACCGTACATTGGGGATGTTTGAAAACAGTGTGATTTCCGGTATTCCGCAATTGCTGGAAGAGCTCCGGCTGCAAGGATACAAGCTTTATGTAGCCACCTCCAAACCGACAGTATTTGCTGAGGAAATCCTCCGGCATTACGGTTTGGATGGCTACTTTATGCACACTGTTGGCAGCAATTTGGATGGCACACGTTCCAAGAAGCAGGAGGTAATCCGGTATGTGCTGGAGCAGAACGAGATTGCCGCAGAGCAGGCACTGATGATTGGAGACCGGGAGCATGATATTATTGGGGCAAAAGGCTGCGGCGTGGCCTCGCTTGGGGTAACCTTTGGCTATGGGTCGGAGGAGGAGCTTGTGAACGCAGGGGCCGATTATATCGCACATCAAGTAAAAGAGGTTGGTGAGATTATCTCACATCTCAAGCTCAATACAATGAGCAGCAGACGTTAATCTGTCGCTCAAAGCGCCTTTTACCCGTTTGGTTATCTTACAAGGACAAAAAAACTATTTTTCAACTGTGTATTGACTTTTCCGTGTTTGATTGCGTAATATGTAACCAGCAACACCATAAACACCATAACCAAGGCAATGACCAAAGACATGAGTTCCTTCACGGACTGACCAGAGAGAGAAGTGCAAGGTGAGAGCTTCTTACAGAACCGGCCGGAATTTACCCCTTTGCAGCCGTGGCACTGAACCCCTCCTGCTGTTAGGAAGGCTGTAAATGTCACCGTCTTATCCCCGATATCGGATACCAATAAGGATCTTGCAGCTTTACTTCCGCCGAACAGCAGGGGGTTGCTATTGCGCAGATCAAATTAGGGTGGAACCACGAGCTAAACGCACTCGTCCCTTTCTGGGATGAGATGCGTTTTTTTGCGTTCAAACATACAAAAAAACTTGAAGAAATGGAGGCTGAATCATGGAGATCAAAGCAACACTGCCGGATGGAACAATTAGGAGGTATTCGCGTAACACCACGATTGCACAAGTCGCAGAATCCATAAGTCCTACACTGAAGAAAAATGCAGTAGCCGGTAAACTTGACGGCAGACTCGTTGACTTTCATCAACCGATTACACAGGACAGCCTCGTTGAAATCGTAGTGCTGGACAGTGAAGATGGCCTGATGATCCACAGACATAGCACAGCGCATCTGTTGGCTCAAGCCATTAAACGAATATACGGTGATAAGAATGTCAAGCTGGGCATCGGCCCGGTCATCGAAGACGGATTCTATTACGATGTGGATATCGAGAAGCCTTTGTCTACAGAAGATCTGGCTGCGATAGAGGCGGAAATGGGCAACATTATCAAAGAGAACCTGCCCATAGTCCGCCGGGAGATCAGCCGCAGCGAGGCGCTGAAGACTTTTGAGGCGTTTGAAGAGCCGCTGAAGCTGGAACTGATCCGGGATCTGCCGGAGGAGGCAGTAATCAGCATTTATGATCAAGGCGAATTTTCGGATCTGTGCCGGGGGCCGCATCTGGCCTCAACAGGTGCGATCAAAGCCTTCAAGCTGCTGAGTGTGGCAGGTGCATATTGGCGGGGAGATTCCAGTAATAAGATGCTGCAGCGGATTTACGGGACTTCTTTCCCGAAGAATGCGCAGCTGGAAGAGCATCTGTATATGCTGGAGGAAGCGAAGAAACGCGATCACCGCAAGCTGGGCAAGGAACTGGAGCTGTTTATGTTCTCCGAGGAAGCGCCGGGAATGCCATTCTATCTGCCAAAGGGCATGATCGTCCGTACAGCATTGGAGGAATTCTCCCGGGGGATTCAGCGGGAAAGGGAGTACAGTGAAGTCCGTACACCGCTGATGATGAACAACCGGCTGTGGGAGCAATCCGGACATTATGATCATTACAAAGATGAAATGTACTTCACAGATGTCGATGAGAACAAGTTCGCACTTAAGCCGATGAACTGCCCGGGTCATATGCTGATTTATAAAAACAGCCTGCATTCCTACCGGGAGCTGCCGATCCGCATTGCGGAATACGGCCAGGTTCACCGCCATGAATTTTCCGGAGCGCTGAACGGAATGATGAGGGTCCGTACCTTTTGCCAGGATGATGCCCACTTGTTCGTTCTGCCCGAGCAAATTGA carries:
- the thrS gene encoding threonine--tRNA ligase, which produces MEIKATLPDGTIRRYSRNTTIAQVAESISPTLKKNAVAGKLDGRLVDFHQPITQDSLVEIVVLDSEDGLMIHRHSTAHLLAQAIKRIYGDKNVKLGIGPVIEDGFYYDVDIEKPLSTEDLAAIEAEMGNIIKENLPIVRREISRSEALKTFEAFEEPLKLELIRDLPEEAVISIYDQGEFSDLCRGPHLASTGAIKAFKLLSVAGAYWRGDSSNKMLQRIYGTSFPKNAQLEEHLYMLEEAKKRDHRKLGKELELFMFSEEAPGMPFYLPKGMIVRTALEEFSRGIQREREYSEVRTPLMMNNRLWEQSGHYDHYKDEMYFTDVDENKFALKPMNCPGHMLIYKNSLHSYRELPIRIAEYGQVHRHEFSGALNGMMRVRTFCQDDAHLFVLPEQIEEEIGRVLALIDHIYKVFGFEYKVELSTRPADYMGAESLWDQAELALQKVLEKRGIPYRVNAGDGAFYGPKIDFHILDALKRSWQCGTIQLDFQMPEKFDLSYIGEDGQKHRPVVIHRAVYGSIDRFMGILIEHYSGAFPVWLAPVQAKLLPVSEHFADYAYEVKQALEAAGIRVELDHRKEKLGLKIREAQLEKVPYMLVLGENEQNSATVSVRQRAVGDLGTVSIQEIIQRIVSEIAARQ
- a CDS encoding HAD family hydrolase, giving the protein MIEKAAADEGKETAAIEFGGSKAYVMGELKSILFDLDGTLTDPKEGITKSVEYALNKFEIEVEHLDLLIPYIGPPLYESFIQIQGFTADNALKAVEFYRERYRTLGMFENSVISGIPQLLEELRLQGYKLYVATSKPTVFAEEILRHYGLDGYFMHTVGSNLDGTRSKKQEVIRYVLEQNEIAAEQALMIGDREHDIIGAKGCGVASLGVTFGYGSEEELVNAGADYIAHQVKEVGEIISHLKLNTMSSRR